A genomic stretch from Candidatus Hydrogenisulfobacillus filiaventi includes:
- the rnpA gene encoding Ribonuclease P protein component — MTRTSFERLRRRQEFSRVFRLGRTVGDRNLILFVLPLGSVPPEGADAPPAGVTRVGVAAARSAGSAVKRNRIRRRLRALLQEIGPPEVPLQLVVLGKARVLEAPWPELVRSGRTLLARASRLARNRGG; from the coding sequence GACGCGCACGTCATTTGAGCGCCTGCGGCGCCGCCAGGAGTTCAGCCGGGTGTTCCGGCTGGGGCGTACCGTTGGAGACCGGAATCTTATCCTGTTCGTGCTACCCTTGGGGTCAGTCCCTCCGGAGGGGGCGGATGCGCCGCCGGCGGGAGTGACGAGGGTTGGTGTTGCCGCGGCGCGGTCGGCCGGGTCCGCTGTGAAGCGTAACCGGATTCGTCGGCGCCTTCGGGCGTTGTTGCAGGAAATCGGCCCGCCGGAGGTGCCCCTGCAACTGGTGGTGCTGGGCAAAGCCCGGGTGCTGGAGGCGCCTTGGCCGGAACTGGTGCGGTCCGGCCGGACGCTCCTGGCGCGGGCGAGCCGTTTGGCCCGCAACCGAGGAGGCTAA
- a CDS encoding membrane protein of unknown function (Evidence 5 : Unknown function), with amino-acid sequence MAIWSGFLDILRAGLTTFTQLGGGNYVVGVILLTVAVRLVLLPLGLTQIRSMQKMARLAPRQQELRIKHKDDPQKFQMELMALYREEGVNPASGCLPLLLQLPVMYGLFEVLRTYPYHVGHGLLWLQNLNQPDPYYVLPVLVAVTTFLVQKQAFAITPPQPGTEGSQKMMLWMMPVVLGYAAARFGSGLSLYYVFSNIFQIGQTALFMRPAAAKPAAAVPLATRPVVRAPGGPALQSPPAPAPEAAPEEPAAPAPVAAAPVPEGGGPAAVPEAGGRPASGTRKGSGHKGKRSRRKSGRG; translated from the coding sequence ATGGCAATCTGGTCCGGGTTTTTGGATATCCTGCGTGCCGGCCTCACGACCTTTACCCAGCTCGGGGGCGGAAACTACGTGGTGGGGGTTATCCTCCTCACGGTCGCGGTGCGGCTGGTGCTGTTGCCGTTGGGCTTGACCCAGATCCGGTCCATGCAGAAGATGGCACGGCTTGCCCCCCGCCAGCAGGAGCTGCGGATCAAGCACAAGGATGACCCGCAAAAATTTCAAATGGAGTTGATGGCCCTTTATCGGGAGGAAGGGGTCAATCCCGCCTCCGGCTGCCTGCCCCTGCTCCTGCAGTTGCCGGTCATGTACGGGCTGTTTGAAGTCCTGCGCACCTATCCCTATCACGTCGGGCACGGCTTGCTGTGGCTGCAGAACTTGAACCAGCCAGACCCCTACTATGTGCTGCCGGTGCTGGTGGCGGTGACCACCTTTCTGGTTCAGAAACAGGCCTTCGCCATTACCCCACCCCAACCCGGGACCGAAGGCAGCCAGAAGATGATGCTCTGGATGATGCCGGTGGTGCTGGGCTATGCGGCCGCCCGCTTCGGGTCAGGGCTGTCGCTGTATTATGTGTTTTCTAATATCTTCCAGATCGGGCAGACGGCCCTCTTTATGCGGCCGGCGGCGGCCAAGCCCGCGGCCGCCGTGCCGCTGGCCACCCGTCCGGTGGTGCGGGCTCCGGGCGGGCCGGCCCTGCAGTCCCCGCCCGCGCCTGCCCCGGAGGCCGCCCCGGAGGAGCCGGCGGCCCCGGCGCCGGTGGCCGCTGCCCCGGTCCCCGAAGGGGGCGGGCCGGCGGCCGTTCCGGAAGCGGGGGGGCGGCCCGCATCCGGGACCCGTAAGGGTTCCGGCCACAAGGGCAAGCGGTCCCGGCGGAAAAGCGGCCGCGGCTAG
- the ytjA gene encoding membrane protein insertion efficiency factor (Evidence 2a : Function from experimental evidences in other organisms; PubMedId : 19306042, 21803992; Product type f : factor), translated as MGEAVKRLLIALVRFYQRFISPLTPPSCRYQPTCSQYAVEALTKYGAVKGTWLATARVLRCHPFHEGGYDPVP; from the coding sequence ATGGGCGAAGCGGTCAAGCGTCTGCTCATCGCGTTGGTGCGGTTCTATCAGCGGTTCATCTCCCCGTTAACACCGCCGTCCTGCCGGTATCAGCCGACCTGTTCCCAGTATGCGGTGGAGGCCTTGACCAAATACGGCGCCGTCAAGGGCACCTGGCTGGCCACTGCGCGGGTGCTGCGGTGTCATCCCTTTCATGAAGGCGGGTACGATCCCGTCCCCTGA